The DNA region TCGCCGCCTCGATGTCGTGGCGCACGATCGGATCGGAGCGCAGCAGCGCGTCAATGCGCGATCCCTCGGCAAAGGAGGTATCGACACGAAAGCGCAGATCCGCCGCGAATTTCATGTTCACGCGCCGCGCCACCTCGCCGCGCAGGAACTTCCTGTGCAGTTCCAGCGCCGCGACGACGCCTTCGGCGTTCTGGCCGCCAAGCGGCATGACATAGGCCGTCGCAACCTTGAGGTCCGGCGAAAGGCGGACCTCCGGGACCGTGACGATCACGCCCTCGAGCGCAGGCTCGCGGAGTTCGCCGCGAGCCAATATTTCCGACAGCGCATGCCGCACCAGCTCGCCGACGCGGAGCTGGCGCTGACCGGGCGTGCCGATCTTCTTTCCGTTTGAAGCCGTTCTCGCCATGAAATCCCGCACGGTCGCTCGTTAGAGCGACCGCTTGATCTCCTCGACGCGATAGCACTCGATGACGTCGCCGGCACGCATGTCTTCGTATTTCTCGAAGGCCATGCCGCATTCCTGGCCCGCCGGCACTTCCTTGACTTCGTCCTTGAAGCGCTTGAGCGTCGAGAGCTTGCCCTCGTGGATGACGACGTTCTCGCGGATGAGGCGGACATTGGCGCCGCGCTCGACCGTGCCGTCGGTGACGCGGCAACCCGCGACCTTGCCGACCTTGGTGATGTGGAAGATCTCGAGGATCTCCGCATTGCCAAGCATCGTCTCGCGCCGCTCCGGCGTCAGCAGGCCGGACATCGCCGCCTTCACGTCGTCGACGAGATCGTAGATGACGTTGTAGTAGCGGATCTCGATGCCGTCGCGGTCCGATACGTCACGCGCCTGCTTGTTGGCGCGAACGTTGAAGCCGAAGATCGCCGCATTCGAGGCTGCGGCGAGCGTGACGTCGGACTCCGTGATGCCGCCGACGCCTGCATGCAGGATCCGGGCAGCGACCTCGGAAGTTCCGAGCGCCTCCAGCGCACCGATGATGGCCTCGACCGAGCCCTGAACGTCACCCTTGATGACGATCGTGAACTCCTTGAGCCCGGCACTCTGGCGCTGGTTCATCATTTCGGTCAGCGAGCCACGGGCGCTGGTCTGGCGGGCAACCGCCTTCTCGCGCTTCTGGCGAGCGCGATAGTCCGCGATTTCGCGAGCCCGCGCCTCATTCTCGACGACGGCGAAACGATCGCCGGCCTCGGGAGCCGCCTGGAAGCCGAGCACCTCGACCGGCATCGAAGGCGCCGCCTCCGATACGGTCTTGCCGTGGTCGTCGATCAACGCGCGGACGCGGCCCCACTCGGAGCCGGCCACGACGATGTCGCCCGGATGCAGCGTGCCGCCCTGGACCAGAACGGTCGCAACCGGACCGCGACCCTTGTCGAGCTTGGCCTCG from Kaistia algarum includes:
- the rbfA gene encoding 30S ribosome-binding factor RbfA; translation: MARTASNGKKIGTPGQRQLRVGELVRHALSEILARGELREPALEGVIVTVPEVRLSPDLKVATAYVMPLGGQNAEGVVAALELHRKFLRGEVARRVNMKFAADLRFRVDTSFAEGSRIDALLRSDPIVRHDIEAAKPESDSDED